In Desulfovibrio inopinatus DSM 10711, the DNA window GAATCGGCCGATATATGTGGCACCATTGGGCAAAGTTTCCGGTTTGATGTACCCAATATCGACACGACGATTGTCTAGGGCCTCCAAAATGGCTTTGTTTTTGCGCATGGCCTTGGCCACACCGGCACCGACCACGGCCGTATCCGGTACATGGCCGGAGGCGAGCGCCGTTTGCTGCTTCCAGTCGAAAACTTGTCCGATGGGGTCCGAGGTGTCCGCCGTCCATTTATCCGCCGCCGACACGACAACGGTCTGGCCCGGATCACGTTGAAAATCGACAACGGCGCTGACCCCCTCGCCCACACACTCGACTTTTCCGGAAAGGAGCGCTTGCGCCGCCATCCATTCGATACGCCGTGTAATGGCTTCGTCCATGTCGGCCAGAAATTCACCCACTTTGACGGCTTGCCGATCTTGTGGTGATCTCGACGACGTGTAGAGAACCTCACCAGGAAGACGCTTCACGACGTCTTTCGGCGTCAAGACGCGCTTGGGTTTGATATACGGCGGATTGAACGTATAGGACGAAAACCCACGCCCCTCGACAACCTTGCCTTCTTTCAAGGGCGAAACAAACGGCGCCATTTTCCGCCCACCTTTCACGACATCGATATCAACGGACTCGGTGTCGTGGGGAGGGGCTTCCGTGAAAAACGTATCTAATAAAAATGTCCGGACCGGCGGCAACTGATACAACGCCTCCAGCATGGTCCTTGTATCGTAAATCTCAATACTCATTGATTATGCTCCCACCACGGGCACAAGAAAGATACTCATGGCCCGCAATTCATCTTCCAGTGTCGCAATATCGATACCGTCGGCCACGCTCATGGCGTTGGGGTTATATTGCCCTGTGAGGTACATCACGGTCCGCACATCGCCGGACGACAAGTCAATATCGTCGGCCAAAATCCCATAAG includes these proteins:
- a CDS encoding major capsid protein; this translates as MSIEIYDTRTMLEALYQLPPVRTFLLDTFFTEAPPHDTESVDIDVVKGGRKMAPFVSPLKEGKVVEGRGFSSYTFNPPYIKPKRVLTPKDVVKRLPGEVLYTSSRSPQDRQAVKVGEFLADMDEAITRRIEWMAAQALLSGKVECVGEGVSAVVDFQRDPGQTVVVSAADKWTADTSDPIGQVFDWKQQTALASGHVPDTAVVGAGVAKAMRKNKAILEALDNRRVDIGYIKPETLPNGATYIGRFEEIDWYTYSEVYVDEETDDLIPLMPDDLVLLGTRRSRAVVHYGVIMDLEATAALARYPKMWLVKDPSTANVMLQSAPLPVPHEPDAFLVAKVI